One genomic segment of Zonotrichia albicollis isolate bZonAlb1 chromosome 34, bZonAlb1.hap1, whole genome shotgun sequence includes these proteins:
- the TSR2 gene encoding pre-rRNA-processing protein TSR2 homolog, producing the protein MAAPGVEARALFAEGVRAVLGGWAALQLAVAQGFGGPQGPEKAAWLSSALLDFFTQNADLEQEEVEDFLAEVMDNEFDTVVEDGSLQQVSRELVTLFARAQGGDVGGVGAALGALARRGPALAAALATACPGGDAQSPPGTPPTAPRNPPERGEEEEEEESGKEEEEAMECGTPPPPSDGWTVVQRRRRR; encoded by the exons ATGGCGGCCCCCGGGGTGGAGGCGCGGGCGCTGTTCGCAGAGGGGGTTCGGGCCGTGCTGGGGGGGTGGGCGGCGCTGCAG CTGGCGGTGGCGCAGGGTTTCGGGGGCCCGCAGGGTCCCGAAAAGGCCGCCTGGCTCAGCTCGGCGCTGCTCGATTTCTTCACTCAGAACG ctgacctggagcaggaggaggttGAAGATTTCCTGGCCGAGGTGATGGACAACGAGTTCGACACGGTGGTGGAGGACGGCAGCCTGCAGCAG GTGAGCCGAGAGCTGGTGACCCTTTTTGcccgggcacagggaggggacgTTGGGGGGGTGGGGgcggccctgggggctctggcccGGCGTGGCCCCGCCCTGGCTGCCGCCCTGGCCACCGCCTGCCCGGGGGGAGAcgcccagagccccccagggaccccccccacagccccccggAACCCCCCggagagaggggaggaggaggaagaggaggagagcggcaaggaagaggaggag GCCATGGAGTGCGGGACACCCCCGCCCCCCTCGGACGGCTGGACCGTGgtgcagcggcggcggcggcgatgA